A stretch of the Capsicum annuum cultivar UCD-10X-F1 chromosome 8, UCD10Xv1.1, whole genome shotgun sequence genome encodes the following:
- the LOC107839191 gene encoding uncharacterized protein LOC107839191 isoform X1, whose product MAKRSQRHALRYERDRAGCIWGLISIFDFRHGRTTRKLLSDRKPGSKSVLGSASSSSMHELPNPSDNRLNIEDDEESEVAVPDPRTSVKELMEEEMVHEQSLKDQCNGSEIDVGEFNSEKSWRARKNSRRTRRASPRPSNTHSLDLGDAGNLRSEAPCHQDSGGMALDDLDIVMEELRQIQKDRKFVKLHQGLHNDHNKRSDQTQPVVEEKVNAAIEVFINQRSKNNKQLGEDNKTLQSKEFMDALQTLSSNKDFILKLLQDPNSRLVKQIGSLEDAQFDEKQRRNLISESNRSEENRVDAKTDDVINHKQRKFFRRRSRSQEIYPPMGDETPQPSSKIVILKPGPAGLQSPSAQINVNTPMRSQYTEKRTIQNERNTSQFSFTEIKRKLKHAMGKDRHVISSEGTIRRLPSEQLKRSNSDRGISGENLGWSSPNRDHFYTERFAKSPLGMKRGDKIVKSKGIEAATQTEAPDFPRPGMSNIYVEAKKHLVEMLDNEDETAEVSSGQLPKSLGRILSFPEYNSPPGCSPRKNSKDSMLPSQMKEPLTDPILGENDDRLQHVQEDHVTGASPSSQDIEIESSCSDAYPNECTKSACTNLEVPCENGDTLDENVSSTGHTSPEVDLTEEAIKTRSEEEGEILSAPIDREIQVEGDVTNALDDGSSFHVFELSFDCKKEHQSGKDQKTLSSPPTSPADSSSPKKVEDPDSAVDRKERPSPISVLEPLFSEEDVSPASTICRPVDPEIQPRKIHFEEPVSSISEQDCPAVCFENEESAFEYVEAVLLGSGLSWDEFLKRWLSSDQILDPSLFDEVELFSSRSSHDQKLLFGCANDVLEAVCERYFGCYPRVSLCKHNIRPVPKGMDLINEVWEGVEWYILQYSAPHSLDQLVKKDMERSGTWMNLRLDLGHIGVEMGEIILEELVDDTILSISGDTLEYAEDVLFPDKSEIESSVDHEPVARSVSL is encoded by the exons ATGGCAAAGAGATCACAGCGCCACGCTCTGAGATATGAGAGGGATCGAGCAGGTTGCATTTGGGGTTTGATTAGCATCTTTGATTTCCGTCATGGTCGAACCACTAGAAAGTTACTCTCAGATAGAAAGCCAGGAAGCAAATCAGTTCTTG GTTCTGCTTCTTCGAGCTCTATGCACGAATTACCGAATCCCAGTGATAATAGACTGAATATTGAG GATGATGAAGAAAGTGAGGTTGCTGTACCTGATCCTAGAACAAGTGTAAAGGAGCTCATGGAAGAAGAAATGGTCCATGAGCAAAGCCTGAAAGATCAGTGCAATGGTTCTGAAATAGACGTAGGAGAGTTTAATTCAGAAAAATCATGGCGTGCAAGAAAGAACAGCAGGCGAACACGCAGAGCTTCCCCCAGACCGAGTAATACACACTCTCTTGATTTGGGTGATGCGGGAAATTTGAGGTCTGAAGCACCTTGTCATCAAGATTCAGGAGGGATGGCACTCGATGATCTAGACATTGTAATGGAAGAACTTCGCCAGATTCAGAAAGATCGTAAGTTTGTGAAGCTCCACCAAGGTTTACATAATGATCATAACAAGCGGTCAGATCAGACTCAACCAGTTGTTGAAGAAAAGGTAAATGCAGCGATTGAGGTGTTTATCAATCAGAGATCAAAAAACAATAAACAGTTGGGAGAAGATAATAAGACCCTCCAATCAAAAGAGTTCATGGATGCTCTGCAGACTCTAAGTTCAAATAAGGACTTTATCTTGAAACTCCTGCAAGATCCAAACTCAAGGCTGGTAAAGCAAATTGGAAGTTTGGAGGATGCTCAGTTTGACGAAAAGCAGAGACGTAACTTGATTTCAGAATCCAATAGATCAGAGGAAAACCGAGTGGATGCAAAAACAGATGATGTCATAAACCACAAACAACGCAAATTTTTCAGGAGGAGGAGCAGGTCTCAAGAAATTTACCCTCCAATGGGAGATGAGACACCCCAACCTTCAAGTAAAATTGTTATTTTGAAGCCTGGACCAGCAGGCTTGCAATCACCCAGTGCTCAAATCAATGTTAACACTCCAATGCGCTCGCAATACACAGAGAAACGAACTATACAGAATGAGAGAAACACATCCCAGTTCTCATTtacagaaattaaaagaaaactcaAGCATGCAATGGGAAAGGATCGTCATGTGATCTCTTCTGAAGGAACCATCCGCCGACTTCCCTCTGAGCAGCTGAAGCGGAGTAACAGTGACAGAGGGATCTCTGGGGAAAATTTAGGATGGAGTTCTCCTAATAGAGACCATTTTTATACTGAAAGATTTGCTAAATCTCCTCTTGGAATGAAGAGAGGGGATAAGATAGTCAAGTCAAAAGGTATTGAAGCAGCCACACAGACTGAGGCACCTGACTTTCCCAGGCCAGGTATGTCCAACATCTACGTTGAGGCAAAGAAGCACCTTGTGGAGATGCTGGACAACGAAGATGAGACTGCAGAGGTGAGTAGTGGGCAGTTGCCTAAATCCTTGGGTAGGATACTTTCGTTTCCTGAGTACAACAGTCCGCCTGGCTGCAGCCCGAGAAAAAACAGCAAGGATAGCATGCTACCTTCCCAAATGAAGGAGCCTCTTACTGACCCTATACTGGGAGAGAATGATGACAGACTCCAGCATGTACAAGAAGACCATGTTACGGGTGCAAGTCCATCCAGCCAAGACATAGAGATAGAATCTAGCTGTTCTGATGCTTATCCTAATGAGTGCACTAAGTCTGCCTGCACAAATCTAGAGGTTCCATGTGAAAATGGGGACACACTCGATGAAAATGTGTCTTCAACTGGCCATACAAGTCCTGAAG TAGATCTAACTGAAGAAGCAATCAAAACCAGAAGCGAGGAAGAAGGTGAAATCTTGAGTGCTCCAATTGACAGAGAAATCCAAGTTGAGGGTGATGTTACCAATGCACTGGATGATGGAAGCTCTTTTCATGTGTTTGAATTGTCATTTGACTGCAAAAAAGAA CATCAATCTGGGAAGGATCAAAAAACTCTATCTTCTCCACCCACCTCACCTGCAGACTCTTCAAGCCCCAAGAAAGTTGAAGATCCTGACAGTGCAGTTGATAGAAAGGAGCGGCCTAGTCCCATATCAGTACTTGAGCCATTATTCTCTGAGGAGGATGTCAGTCCTGCAAGCACCATATGCCGACCAG TCGATCCAGAAATTCAACCACGGAAAATCCATTTTGAAGAACCAGTGTCTTCCATCAGTGAACAAGATTGTCCGGCAGTTTGTTTTGAAAATGAAGAATCTGCGTTTGAATATGTAGAAGCAGTTCTTCTAGGTTCAGGATTAAGTTGGGATGAGTTTCTCAAGAGGTGGCTTTCTTCTGACCAAATTCTTGACCCATCATTATTTGACGAGGTAGAGTTATTTTCAAGTCGTTCTAGTCATGATCAAAAGCTCCTTTTTGGTTGTGCAAATGATGTTCTTGAGGCAGTATGCGAGCGCTATTTTGGCTGCTATCCCAGAGTGTCACTCTGTAAACATAACATTCGACCTGTTCCAAAAGGAATGGACCTGATAAATGAAGTATGGGAGGGAGTAGAATGGTATATTCTCCAATATTCAGCTCCTCATTCTTTGGACCAGCTTGTCAAAAAAGACATGGAAAGATCAGGGACATGGATGAATCTCCGATTGGATCTTGGACATATCGGCGTTGAGATGGGGGAGATTATTCTGGAAGAGTTGGTGGATGACACAATTTTGAGCATTTCTGGTGATACTTTGGAGTATGCAGAAGATGTTCTCTTCCCAGACAAGAGTGAAATTGAGAGTAGCGTCGACCATGAACCAGTAGCCAGATCTGTCTCTTTGTAG
- the LOC107839191 gene encoding uncharacterized protein LOC107839191 isoform X2, whose protein sequence is MAKRSQRHALRYERDRAGCIWGLISIFDFRHGRTTRKLLSDRKPGSKSVLGSASSSSMHELPNPSDNRLNIEDDEESEVAVPDPRTSVKELMEEEMVHEQSLKDQCNGSEIDVGEFNSEKSWRARKNSRRTRRASPRPSNTHSLDLGDAGNLRSEAPCHQDSGGMALDDLDIVMEELRQIQKDRKFVKLHQGLHNDHNKRSDQTQPVVEEKVNAAIEVFINQRSKNNKQLGEDNKTLQSKEFMDALQTLSSNKDFILKLLQDPNSRLVKQIGSLEDAQFDEKQRRNLISESNRSEENRVDAKTDDVINHKQRKFFRRRSRSQEIYPPMGDETPQPSSKIVILKPGPAGLQSPSAQINVNTPMRSQYTEKRTIQNERNTSQFSFTEIKRKLKHAMGKDRHVISSEGTIRRLPSEQLKRSNSDRGISGENLGWSSPNRDHFYTERFAKSPLGMKRGDKIVKSKGIEAATQTEAPDFPRPGMSNIYVEAKKHLVEMLDNEDETAEVSSGQLPKSLGRILSFPEYNSPPGCSPRKNSKDSMLPSQMKEPLTDPILGENDDRLQHVQEDHVTGASPSSQDIEIESSCSDAYPNECTKSACTNLEVPCENGDTLDENVSSTGHTSPEDLTEEAIKTRSEEEGEILSAPIDREIQVEGDVTNALDDGSSFHVFELSFDCKKEHQSGKDQKTLSSPPTSPADSSSPKKVEDPDSAVDRKERPSPISVLEPLFSEEDVSPASTICRPVDPEIQPRKIHFEEPVSSISEQDCPAVCFENEESAFEYVEAVLLGSGLSWDEFLKRWLSSDQILDPSLFDEVELFSSRSSHDQKLLFGCANDVLEAVCERYFGCYPRVSLCKHNIRPVPKGMDLINEVWEGVEWYILQYSAPHSLDQLVKKDMERSGTWMNLRLDLGHIGVEMGEIILEELVDDTILSISGDTLEYAEDVLFPDKSEIESSVDHEPVARSVSL, encoded by the exons ATGGCAAAGAGATCACAGCGCCACGCTCTGAGATATGAGAGGGATCGAGCAGGTTGCATTTGGGGTTTGATTAGCATCTTTGATTTCCGTCATGGTCGAACCACTAGAAAGTTACTCTCAGATAGAAAGCCAGGAAGCAAATCAGTTCTTG GTTCTGCTTCTTCGAGCTCTATGCACGAATTACCGAATCCCAGTGATAATAGACTGAATATTGAG GATGATGAAGAAAGTGAGGTTGCTGTACCTGATCCTAGAACAAGTGTAAAGGAGCTCATGGAAGAAGAAATGGTCCATGAGCAAAGCCTGAAAGATCAGTGCAATGGTTCTGAAATAGACGTAGGAGAGTTTAATTCAGAAAAATCATGGCGTGCAAGAAAGAACAGCAGGCGAACACGCAGAGCTTCCCCCAGACCGAGTAATACACACTCTCTTGATTTGGGTGATGCGGGAAATTTGAGGTCTGAAGCACCTTGTCATCAAGATTCAGGAGGGATGGCACTCGATGATCTAGACATTGTAATGGAAGAACTTCGCCAGATTCAGAAAGATCGTAAGTTTGTGAAGCTCCACCAAGGTTTACATAATGATCATAACAAGCGGTCAGATCAGACTCAACCAGTTGTTGAAGAAAAGGTAAATGCAGCGATTGAGGTGTTTATCAATCAGAGATCAAAAAACAATAAACAGTTGGGAGAAGATAATAAGACCCTCCAATCAAAAGAGTTCATGGATGCTCTGCAGACTCTAAGTTCAAATAAGGACTTTATCTTGAAACTCCTGCAAGATCCAAACTCAAGGCTGGTAAAGCAAATTGGAAGTTTGGAGGATGCTCAGTTTGACGAAAAGCAGAGACGTAACTTGATTTCAGAATCCAATAGATCAGAGGAAAACCGAGTGGATGCAAAAACAGATGATGTCATAAACCACAAACAACGCAAATTTTTCAGGAGGAGGAGCAGGTCTCAAGAAATTTACCCTCCAATGGGAGATGAGACACCCCAACCTTCAAGTAAAATTGTTATTTTGAAGCCTGGACCAGCAGGCTTGCAATCACCCAGTGCTCAAATCAATGTTAACACTCCAATGCGCTCGCAATACACAGAGAAACGAACTATACAGAATGAGAGAAACACATCCCAGTTCTCATTtacagaaattaaaagaaaactcaAGCATGCAATGGGAAAGGATCGTCATGTGATCTCTTCTGAAGGAACCATCCGCCGACTTCCCTCTGAGCAGCTGAAGCGGAGTAACAGTGACAGAGGGATCTCTGGGGAAAATTTAGGATGGAGTTCTCCTAATAGAGACCATTTTTATACTGAAAGATTTGCTAAATCTCCTCTTGGAATGAAGAGAGGGGATAAGATAGTCAAGTCAAAAGGTATTGAAGCAGCCACACAGACTGAGGCACCTGACTTTCCCAGGCCAGGTATGTCCAACATCTACGTTGAGGCAAAGAAGCACCTTGTGGAGATGCTGGACAACGAAGATGAGACTGCAGAGGTGAGTAGTGGGCAGTTGCCTAAATCCTTGGGTAGGATACTTTCGTTTCCTGAGTACAACAGTCCGCCTGGCTGCAGCCCGAGAAAAAACAGCAAGGATAGCATGCTACCTTCCCAAATGAAGGAGCCTCTTACTGACCCTATACTGGGAGAGAATGATGACAGACTCCAGCATGTACAAGAAGACCATGTTACGGGTGCAAGTCCATCCAGCCAAGACATAGAGATAGAATCTAGCTGTTCTGATGCTTATCCTAATGAGTGCACTAAGTCTGCCTGCACAAATCTAGAGGTTCCATGTGAAAATGGGGACACACTCGATGAAAATGTGTCTTCAACTGGCCATACAAGTCCTGAAG ATCTAACTGAAGAAGCAATCAAAACCAGAAGCGAGGAAGAAGGTGAAATCTTGAGTGCTCCAATTGACAGAGAAATCCAAGTTGAGGGTGATGTTACCAATGCACTGGATGATGGAAGCTCTTTTCATGTGTTTGAATTGTCATTTGACTGCAAAAAAGAA CATCAATCTGGGAAGGATCAAAAAACTCTATCTTCTCCACCCACCTCACCTGCAGACTCTTCAAGCCCCAAGAAAGTTGAAGATCCTGACAGTGCAGTTGATAGAAAGGAGCGGCCTAGTCCCATATCAGTACTTGAGCCATTATTCTCTGAGGAGGATGTCAGTCCTGCAAGCACCATATGCCGACCAG TCGATCCAGAAATTCAACCACGGAAAATCCATTTTGAAGAACCAGTGTCTTCCATCAGTGAACAAGATTGTCCGGCAGTTTGTTTTGAAAATGAAGAATCTGCGTTTGAATATGTAGAAGCAGTTCTTCTAGGTTCAGGATTAAGTTGGGATGAGTTTCTCAAGAGGTGGCTTTCTTCTGACCAAATTCTTGACCCATCATTATTTGACGAGGTAGAGTTATTTTCAAGTCGTTCTAGTCATGATCAAAAGCTCCTTTTTGGTTGTGCAAATGATGTTCTTGAGGCAGTATGCGAGCGCTATTTTGGCTGCTATCCCAGAGTGTCACTCTGTAAACATAACATTCGACCTGTTCCAAAAGGAATGGACCTGATAAATGAAGTATGGGAGGGAGTAGAATGGTATATTCTCCAATATTCAGCTCCTCATTCTTTGGACCAGCTTGTCAAAAAAGACATGGAAAGATCAGGGACATGGATGAATCTCCGATTGGATCTTGGACATATCGGCGTTGAGATGGGGGAGATTATTCTGGAAGAGTTGGTGGATGACACAATTTTGAGCATTTCTGGTGATACTTTGGAGTATGCAGAAGATGTTCTCTTCCCAGACAAGAGTGAAATTGAGAGTAGCGTCGACCATGAACCAGTAGCCAGATCTGTCTCTTTGTAG